ACAGGCGCTTTGTTCTGTTAATTTTAACCCTAGCGAAGATATCTTGTTTTCACTGGGTGATGTGATTGATCGGGGTGAGCACAGCATTGCGTTACTTGCGCGTTTTAAAGAGCTTGGTGTACATATGTGCCTTGGTAACCACGAGCATATGTTGCTTGAGTCATTACTTGCACGCGATAAAGGTTACTACCGTTTATGGGTTGAGAACGGCGGCCGCTGGCATCTTGAAGCAACCGATGAAGATCTCGCATTTGCCTGTAAGCAGCTACTTAAATGCCCACTTTCTTACTATGTTGAATACGGCACATTAAAAATTGGTTTATCGCATACCACCTGTGCTGAATGGGATTGGCAAAATCCTTCAAACGACAAACAACAAGCCATAGGTGCTTTACTTTGGGATAGAAGCTTAACCAAAGCGAAAAAGCCGGTAATTAACCCAAGTATCGATTTTTCGGTGCATGGCCATAACACAACCAAACAGCCCTATTGGCTTGGCAATAGTTACCATCTTGATACAAACTATCTCAGCGGTAAGCCCACTATTGTTGAACTTAACACGCTGATCAAACAGTTTTCATCAATGTAAACTTGCCAGTCGTTCGACCGTTTTCTCTTCAAGGTAGTTTTTGTAGGTTAGCCTTGCATGCCACAGTTGCTCATCAGTTTCTTGAATGTAGATGATTGGGCCGGCACTTTTACTCGCTAAGCTCGTTAGTTTGCTGTATTCACGCGTATCAATTTTGCCATCGCTAAAGTAGCTTTGCGCCGTATTTAAAAACTGATCGTCTTTATAAATATCGCTATGCCAAATAAGCGAACGATACATACTAGCGGTTATCTCGGTTGGCTTATCGTTGGAACGGAAGAGTTTAACTTCGGTGTAAATTGAATTACCAGTAATTACAATCCCTATTAACGACAACGTCGTAAGAGTCATCATCCATTTCATGCTCTGTTCCTTAAAGTTAGGTACTAATTTAACTATAGGAGAGAAAGATGAATGTATGCTGTTTATTTAATCAATTAGGATTGGCAAAACTATTTTCTGGAGACTTAATTGTTGTTTTTAGTCCCTAATTTACTGCTTTAGGGTATAGACATTAATTTGTGTATTAGGCTAAAAGGCCTAATACACAAGCATCACACTAGTGAAGCGCTGCTGTAAACGGAATATTTTTACAGATTTCGGCTTCTGCGATAAGGATTTCTTCAAGGCGTGTATCAACCTCTTGCTTGTCGAAATACTCGTAGGCAAGTTCAACGAATAAGTTTTTATGTTTTTCTTCTGATTTAGCAATCGCGACATAAAACTCTTTTTCTTTGCCTGCTGGTAAGGCTTCTGCAACAAGCGAAAAGCGCTCGTGCCCGCGTGCTTCAATAACGCCTGCTACTAATAAACGGTCCATTAAAAATTCATCACGACCATTTCTAAATACCGCACGAATTTGTTTGATATAAGGATCTTTTTGGTCATTACCAAGTGATACATCACGTTCCATTAATAGCTTTAAAACTTGTTTAAAGTGGATCATTTCTTCCAGTGCAAGGTCTGTCATGGCTTTAACAAGCTTACGACGGTCTGGGTAATGAGAAAGCATAGACATAGCCATACCTGAGGCTTTTTTCTCTGCTGCAGCATGATCTTGTAAAAAGGTATCGAAGTCAGCTAAGACACCTTCGGTCCATTCAAATGGTGTGTGGTATTTCAATTCAAACATGATAAGGAACAACTAAACTTATAATGGCGGCGATTTTAACGTATTTTACGTGTGATTATAACCAAGAGATTTATCAATTTTACCACTTCGGGTTGATGACACTTTATCGGGGTGTTTTATGTCATTCCAAGCTGTGACCTTACCGCCTATATTAAGCTGTTTAAAACTAATTGGCTGCTCGGTATTTAAAAACTTCTGAAGTAATTGCGGGCTATTTGAGTCTGCTACATCAAGCGTTAACAATTGCTGTTCACGCCCTTTAAAGTAGTTTGCTACTTGTTGTTGATGACGCTGATAACACGCTGTGAGGTACTCATCAGATTCTAACTCTGCCAAGCTATACTGACCAAAAACATCTAGATAACAGCGCTTTAAATGGATATTAAAACCACCGTCTGGGCGCATTAAATTTGTGTGCATACGTGATAATAACTGCTTAATCGAAGGCAGCCACTTAATTAAATCGCGCTCAAGGTTAATAAACCGGCTATTTGCAAATTGTT
Above is a window of Pseudoalteromonas shioyasakiensis DNA encoding:
- a CDS encoding metallophosphoesterase — translated: MNLVKSPLASQNPIQVKMQLEQSKRVFVIGDLDADLAKFEQALCSVNFNPSEDILFSLGDVIDRGEHSIALLARFKELGVHMCLGNHEHMLLESLLARDKGYYRLWVENGGRWHLEATDEDLAFACKQLLKCPLSYYVEYGTLKIGLSHTTCAEWDWQNPSNDKQQAIGALLWDRSLTKAKKPVINPSIDFSVHGHNTTKQPYWLGNSYHLDTNYLSGKPTIVELNTLIKQFSSM
- a CDS encoding tRNA-(ms[2]io[6]A)-hydroxylase gives rise to the protein MFELKYHTPFEWTEGVLADFDTFLQDHAAAEKKASGMAMSMLSHYPDRRKLVKAMTDLALEEMIHFKQVLKLLMERDVSLGNDQKDPYIKQIRAVFRNGRDEFLMDRLLVAGVIEARGHERFSLVAEALPAGKEKEFYVAIAKSEEKHKNLFVELAYEYFDKQEVDTRLEEILIAEAEICKNIPFTAALH
- a CDS encoding sulfotransferase, which produces MSSKIFIIGLPRTGTTSICNSFLQLGYKTAHTAYTQQAITSADVIADTPVFSEYALLDEQFANSRFINLERDLIKWLPSIKQLLSRMHTNLMRPDGGFNIHLKRCYLDVFGQYSLAELESDEYLTACYQRHQQQVANYFKGREQQLLTLDVADSNSPQLLQKFLNTEQPISFKQLNIGGKVTAWNDIKHPDKVSSTRSGKIDKSLGYNHT